In Fusobacterium sp. IOR10, a single genomic region encodes these proteins:
- the secD gene encoding protein translocase subunit SecD, protein MNSKIFSKLILVIAILAGSFYLIFKEPIKLGLDLKGGVYAVLEAEPKEKGEVITNETMDSLIEVLDRRINGIGVAESVVQRTGTNRVIIELPGVKDTTEAIKVIGKTALLEFRILDKDGNLGETLLTGESLKKAQLGYGQLGEPQINFELKPEGAIKFAKITRENIGNQLAIVLDGKVQTAPVIKSEIPGGSGSISGNYTAEEAKKTAMLLNSGSLPIKAKIIETRTVGASLGDESIAASLVAAKVGIVLIGIFMFIFYRIPGLVADLALMCFGIITFGILKFIGATLTLPGIAGLILSAGMAVDANVIIFERVKEELRFGNTINSSIRLGFSKGFVAIFDSNITTLIITTILFVFGTGSVKGFAVTLTIGTLASMFTAITVTRVFMDVLVNVFNVKNAKLFGLKGEKNANTNNKK, encoded by the coding sequence ATGAATTCTAAAATATTTTCAAAATTAATACTGGTGATAGCAATATTAGCTGGTTCGTTTTATCTTATATTTAAAGAGCCTATAAAATTAGGATTAGACCTTAAAGGTGGGGTTTATGCAGTTTTAGAAGCTGAACCAAAGGAAAAGGGTGAAGTTATAACTAATGAAACCATGGACAGTTTAATAGAGGTTTTAGATAGAAGAATAAATGGTATTGGAGTTGCAGAATCAGTTGTACAAAGAACAGGAACAAATAGAGTAATAATAGAATTGCCAGGAGTAAAGGATACAACAGAGGCAATAAAAGTTATAGGGAAAACAGCTTTATTGGAATTTAGAATATTAGATAAAGATGGAAATTTAGGAGAAACACTATTAACAGGGGAATCCTTAAAAAAAGCTCAACTTGGTTATGGACAATTGGGAGAACCTCAAATTAACTTTGAATTAAAACCAGAAGGTGCTATAAAATTTGCTAAAATAACTAGAGAAAATATTGGTAATCAATTGGCTATAGTTTTAGATGGTAAAGTTCAAACAGCACCAGTTATCAAATCTGAAATTCCTGGAGGATCAGGAAGTATCAGTGGAAATTACACAGCTGAAGAGGCTAAAAAAACAGCAATGTTATTAAATTCAGGGTCTTTACCTATAAAGGCAAAAATAATAGAAACAAGAACTGTGGGAGCATCTTTAGGGGATGAATCCATTGCAGCTAGTTTAGTTGCAGCAAAAGTTGGAATAGTTTTAATAGGAATATTCATGTTTATATTTTATAGAATTCCAGGATTAGTTGCAGATTTAGCATTAATGTGTTTTGGAATTATTACATTTGGAATACTTAAATTTATAGGCGCAACTCTTACATTGCCAGGAATTGCAGGTCTTATATTATCTGCAGGTATGGCTGTAGATGCCAACGTAATTATTTTTGAAAGAGTAAAGGAAGAGCTTAGGTTTGGAAATACAATTAATAGTTCAATAAGATTAGGATTTAGTAAGGGGTTTGTGGCAATATTTGATTCAAATATAACAACCTTAATAATAACAACAATATTATTCGTATTTGGTACAGGATCTGTAAAAGGGTTTGCTGTAACTTTAACTATAGGAACTTTAGCATCAATGTTTACAGCAATTACAGTAACAAGGGTCTTTATGGATGTACTTGTAAATGTATTTAATGTAAAGAATGCTAAGTTGTTTGGACTAAAGGGGGAAAAAAATGCAAATACAAATAATAAAAAATAG
- the ruvX gene encoding Holliday junction resolvase RuvX, whose translation MYKKYISLDVGDVRIGVARSDLLGIVATPLEVINRKKVKSVKRIEELLKENNTKSLVVGIPKSLDGTEKRQAEKVREYIEKLNNNIEGLEIFEVDERLTTVSADRMLTDGGKKGALEKRKVVDKIAAAIILQTFLDSKR comes from the coding sequence ATGTATAAAAAATATATATCTTTAGATGTTGGAGATGTTAGGATAGGTGTAGCTAGATCAGATTTATTAGGGATTGTAGCTACACCCCTTGAAGTTATCAACAGAAAGAAAGTTAAATCAGTAAAAAGAATAGAAGAGTTATTAAAAGAAAATAATACAAAATCTTTAGTTGTTGGAATTCCCAAAAGTTTAGATGGAACAGAAAAAAGACAAGCTGAAAAAGTTAGGGAATATATAGAAAAACTAAATAATAACATTGAAGGGTTAGAAATTTTTGAAGTTGATGAAAGACTTACAACAGTTTCAGCTGATAGAATGTTAACTGATGGTGGGAAAAAAGGAGCTTTAGAAAAAAGAAAAGTTGTGGATAAGATAGCAGCAGCAATAATACTTCAAACTTTTTTAGATTCTAAAAGATAA
- the alaS gene encoding alanine--tRNA ligase, producing MLTGNEVRSKFIEFFESKNHKHFESASLIPDDPTLLLTVAGMVPFKPFFLGQKAAPTPRVTTFQKCIRTNDLENVGRTARHHTFFEMLGNFSFGDYFKKEAISWSYEFITKILEIDKESLWVSVFTTDDEAEELWISECNFPKERIVRLGEEDNWWAAGPTGSCGPCSEIYVDLGVKFGGDENSKLGDEGTDDRFIEIWNLVFTEWNRMEDGSLEPLPKKNIDTGAGLERITSVLQKKTNNFETDLLFPIVQAMGDIAGVKYGTSEKIDFSLKVIADHVRAVTFLVNDGVIPSNEGRGYVLRRILRRAVRHGRLLGVKNLFLFEIINVIVNLMKDSYKDLEGNSKHIKKVVKIEEEKFSNTLDQGIQHVMNAIEEAKESQKDYLPGEITFKLYDTYGFPYELTEEICEENGIKIYKNEFDEKMEEQRNKARSSREIIMEKGQDSFIETFFDKYGKTKFTGYDKLVETGKILHISKIKENTYMIITDKTPFYAESGGQKADNGTISIGTSVGKVLDVQKQKDIYIHTVKITDGVSDFINGIEVQMKVDKSRRVAMAKNHSATHLLQKALREILGDHVQQAGSLVTPERLRFDFNHYEPVTDEELEKVERLVNIQISKTLPSNIRYMSMEEAKETGAMALFGDKYEDIVRVVSFGDFSTELCGGIHVENVSEIGLFKIVSETGIAAGIRRIEAQTGFTAYEGIKTMEKIMGSISKKLKTTSSKLEEKVEKTVDELKSSQKELEELKLKLSGYEVASLFKEVREIHGVKVLIKKYENKDGSSLRDIIDKVKNKLGSCIVILGSDNKKAIFTVGVTKDLTSKIKAGDLVKQLAIIAGGNGGGRPDFAQAGGKDGTKVREALNKAEEILTERL from the coding sequence ATGTTAACAGGAAACGAGGTAAGAAGTAAATTTATAGAGTTCTTTGAAAGTAAAAATCATAAACATTTTGAGAGTGCGTCATTAATACCAGACGATCCAACTCTTTTATTAACAGTGGCAGGGATGGTTCCATTTAAGCCTTTCTTTTTAGGGCAAAAAGCAGCTCCAACACCTAGAGTAACAACATTTCAAAAATGTATCAGAACCAACGATTTAGAAAATGTTGGAAGAACAGCAAGACATCATACTTTTTTTGAAATGTTAGGAAATTTTTCATTTGGAGATTATTTCAAAAAAGAAGCAATTTCTTGGTCTTACGAATTTATAACAAAAATTTTAGAGATAGATAAAGAAAGTTTATGGGTTTCTGTTTTTACAACTGATGACGAAGCAGAGGAGCTTTGGATATCAGAATGTAATTTTCCAAAGGAAAGAATAGTTAGATTAGGGGAAGAAGATAACTGGTGGGCAGCTGGACCAACAGGTTCTTGTGGACCTTGTTCAGAAATATATGTTGACTTGGGAGTTAAGTTTGGTGGAGACGAAAATTCTAAACTTGGAGACGAAGGAACTGACGATCGTTTTATTGAAATTTGGAATTTAGTATTTACTGAATGGAATAGAATGGAAGATGGGAGTTTAGAGCCATTACCTAAGAAAAATATAGACACTGGTGCAGGATTAGAAAGAATAACTTCAGTATTACAAAAAAAAACAAATAACTTTGAAACAGATTTATTATTTCCAATAGTTCAAGCTATGGGTGATATAGCTGGAGTTAAATATGGAACATCTGAAAAAATAGATTTTTCATTAAAGGTTATAGCAGATCATGTTAGAGCAGTTACTTTTTTAGTAAATGATGGTGTAATACCTTCAAATGAAGGAAGAGGCTATGTTTTAAGAAGAATATTAAGAAGAGCAGTAAGACATGGAAGACTTTTAGGGGTAAAGAATTTATTCCTATTTGAAATAATAAATGTTATTGTAAATTTAATGAAAGATTCTTACAAAGACTTAGAAGGAAACAGTAAGCATATTAAAAAAGTTGTTAAAATAGAAGAAGAAAAATTTTCAAATACTTTGGATCAAGGAATTCAACATGTTATGAATGCCATTGAAGAGGCTAAAGAATCACAAAAGGATTATTTACCTGGGGAAATAACATTTAAACTATATGATACTTATGGATTTCCTTATGAATTAACAGAAGAAATATGTGAAGAAAATGGAATTAAAATATATAAAAATGAATTTGATGAAAAAATGGAAGAACAAAGAAATAAAGCTAGAAGTTCAAGGGAAATCATAATGGAAAAAGGACAAGATAGTTTCATTGAAACTTTCTTTGATAAATATGGGAAAACTAAATTCACAGGTTATGATAAGCTAGTTGAAACTGGGAAAATATTACATATATCAAAAATAAAAGAAAATACATATATGATAATAACAGACAAAACACCTTTTTATGCAGAGTCTGGAGGACAAAAAGCTGATAACGGAACTATTTCAATAGGTACTTCAGTTGGAAAAGTATTAGATGTTCAAAAACAAAAGGACATATATATTCACACAGTTAAAATCACTGATGGAGTATCTGATTTTATAAATGGAATAGAAGTTCAAATGAAAGTTGATAAAAGTAGAAGAGTGGCAATGGCAAAAAATCACAGTGCTACTCACTTATTACAAAAAGCTCTAAGAGAAATATTAGGAGATCATGTTCAACAGGCAGGTTCTCTAGTAACTCCAGAGAGATTAAGATTTGATTTTAATCACTATGAACCAGTAACAGATGAAGAATTAGAAAAGGTAGAAAGATTAGTAAACATTCAAATATCAAAAACTTTACCTTCAAATATTAGATATATGTCAATGGAAGAAGCAAAGGAAACAGGGGCAATGGCTTTATTTGGTGATAAATATGAAGATATAGTTAGAGTAGTTTCCTTTGGAGATTTTTCAACAGAACTTTGTGGAGGAATACATGTTGAAAATGTTTCAGAAATAGGATTATTTAAAATTGTTTCAGAAACAGGAATAGCAGCAGGAATAAGAAGAATAGAAGCTCAAACAGGATTTACAGCCTATGAAGGTATTAAAACAATGGAAAAAATCATGGGAAGTATCTCTAAAAAATTAAAAACAACTTCTTCTAAATTGGAAGAAAAAGTAGAAAAAACTGTAGATGAATTAAAAAGTTCTCAAAAAGAATTAGAAGAGCTAAAATTAAAGCTTTCAGGTTATGAAGTAGCTTCTTTGTTTAAAGAGGTTAGAGAAATACACGGGGTTAAAGTTTTGATTAAAAAATATGAAAATAAAGATGGAAGTTCTTTAAGAGATATTATAGACAAAGTGAAAAATAAGCTAGGAAGTTGTATTGTTATTTTAGGTTCAGATAATAAAAAAGCAATATTTACAGTTGGAGTAACTAAGGACTTAACTTCTAAGATTAAGGCTGGAGATTTAGTTAAACAACTTGCAATAATAGCAGGTGGAAATGGTGGAGGAAGACCTGATTTTGCTCAAGCAGGTGGAAAAGATGGAACTAAGGTTAGAGAAGCTTTAAATAAAGCTGAAGAAATCTTAACAGAAAGATTATAA
- the lptB gene encoding LPS export ABC transporter ATP-binding protein — MISIQAQGLCKSYRKRKVVNEVTLKVNKGEIVGLLGPNGAGKTTTFYMITGIISPDSGKVYCNGKDITTYPMYKRANLGIGYLAQEPSVFRNLTVEENIYVVLEMKNMSKEDQDKKVKELLEEFKLTHVSKSYGYSLSGGERRRVEIARTIANDPDFILLDEPFAGVDPIAVEDIQEIIRYLKKRGLGILITDHSVRETLRITERAYIMANGEVLVSGTPEEISKNEIAKKIYLGENFKLD; from the coding sequence ATGATAAGCATTCAAGCTCAAGGTTTATGTAAAAGCTATAGAAAAAGAAAAGTTGTAAATGAAGTTACTCTTAAAGTTAACAAGGGAGAAATAGTTGGACTTTTAGGGCCAAATGGAGCAGGGAAAACAACAACCTTTTATATGATAACTGGGATAATATCTCCAGATAGTGGAAAGGTATATTGTAATGGAAAGGATATAACAACTTATCCTATGTATAAAAGAGCAAATTTAGGAATAGGTTATTTAGCTCAAGAACCTTCAGTTTTTAGAAATTTAACAGTGGAGGAAAATATTTATGTTGTTCTTGAAATGAAAAATATGTCTAAGGAAGATCAAGATAAAAAAGTGAAAGAACTGTTAGAAGAGTTTAAATTAACTCACGTATCAAAATCCTATGGGTATTCTTTATCTGGGGGAGAAAGAAGAAGAGTTGAAATAGCTAGAACTATAGCCAACGATCCAGATTTTATACTTCTTGATGAACCCTTTGCAGGGGTTGATCCAATAGCTGTAGAAGATATTCAAGAAATTATAAGATATTTGAAAAAAAGAGGGTTAGGAATATTAATAACAGATCATAGTGTTAGAGAAACTTTGAGAATTACAGAACGTGCTTATATCATGGCAAATGGAGAAGTATTAGTAAGTGGAACTCCAGAGGAAATATCTAAAAATGAAATAGCAAAAAAAATATACTTAGGGGAAAATTTTAAATTAGATTAA
- a CDS encoding LptA/OstA family protein, whose translation MIKKVVYLLIFVGVLILGYFNYYKEEEGIKEVSAKIETIDVTYNSLGYKIKASKQIDNVKLNTTTFENSDIKFKNMKLKSDNALLDSAKNLFLENNIYGSNGEGWEFNSEKLAYNQFKDLLSSDTGLKAYNKKEDLEINSAIFRTNREFSYINLEDNVTLINNNIKLKADRANYTSSNKIITLNGNGKIESITSNKNVLKGNFDKGRYNSGTKILEIFSPFEINYNGVILKGKELWYNDLTKEVKINKEPEVYLEKNSNLKLYKGKEGKFTSDKMNGNLDKMVFNFDGNAAGKVISVDDKSNEKITSTYRGSNLNINLKKGNSGYEISEIKGKDKVVVSRDNQIFQSDILYMNLDKEIITGEKNNKIILNSKNGKTILIGDKFKGNLGNKIFNMIGNVKVENTGKDKKITTVTGKIGTINDIKKTAEIEGSAKLENAELICTADRIIYNQLTNKVNTFGKTLVNYKSK comes from the coding sequence ATGATAAAAAAAGTTGTATACTTATTGATTTTTGTAGGGGTTTTAATTTTAGGTTATTTTAACTACTATAAAGAAGAAGAGGGTATAAAGGAAGTCTCAGCTAAAATAGAAACAATAGATGTAACTTATAATTCTTTAGGATATAAAATAAAAGCGAGCAAACAAATTGATAATGTGAAATTAAATACAACAACATTTGAAAACTCAGATATTAAATTTAAAAATATGAAATTAAAATCAGATAATGCTCTATTAGATTCAGCAAAAAATCTTTTCTTAGAAAACAACATCTATGGAAGTAATGGAGAGGGATGGGAATTTAATTCTGAAAAATTAGCCTATAATCAATTTAAGGATTTACTTAGTTCAGACACTGGACTAAAAGCTTATAATAAAAAAGAAGATTTAGAAATTAATAGTGCTATTTTCAGAACCAATAGAGAGTTTAGTTATATAAATTTAGAAGACAATGTAACCTTAATAAACAATAATATAAAATTAAAAGCTGATAGAGCAAACTATACTTCTAGTAACAAAATTATAACTTTAAATGGCAACGGGAAAATTGAATCAATAACTTCTAATAAAAATGTTTTAAAGGGAAATTTTGATAAGGGAAGATATAATAGTGGTACAAAAATTTTGGAAATCTTCAGCCCATTTGAAATAAATTATAATGGGGTTATCCTTAAAGGTAAAGAATTATGGTATAATGATTTGACCAAGGAAGTAAAAATTAACAAAGAGCCAGAAGTTTATTTGGAAAAAAATTCTAACTTGAAATTATACAAAGGAAAAGAAGGTAAGTTCACTTCAGATAAAATGAATGGAAACTTAGATAAAATGGTATTTAATTTTGATGGAAATGCTGCAGGTAAAGTGATTTCAGTGGATGATAAAAGCAATGAAAAAATAACATCAACTTATAGGGGAAGCAATTTAAATATCAATTTAAAAAAGGGAAATTCAGGTTATGAAATATCAGAAATAAAAGGTAAAGATAAAGTAGTTGTATCTAGAGATAACCAAATATTTCAATCAGATATTCTTTATATGAATTTAGATAAGGAAATAATAACTGGAGAAAAAAATAATAAGATTATATTAAATAGTAAAAATGGAAAAACTATTTTAATTGGAGATAAGTTTAAAGGAAATTTAGGAAATAAGATATTTAATATGATTGGGAATGTTAAAGTAGAAAATACAGGTAAGGATAAAAAAATTACAACAGTAACAGGTAAAATTGGTACTATAAATGATATTAAAAAAACAGCAGAAATAGAAGGATCTGCTAAATTAGAAAATGCAGAACTTATTTGTACAGCAGATAGGATAATATACAATCAATTAACAAATAAAGTTAATACTTTTGGGAAAACTTTAGTTAATTATAAATCAAAATAG
- the mutS gene encoding DNA mismatch repair protein MutS: MDKETPLMKQYNEIKEQYKDCILLFRLGDFYEMFYEDAKIASKELGITLTRRNKKMDVPLAGVPYHSIASYISKLVSKGYSVAICEQTENPKNAKGIVKREVVRVITPGTIIDTEYLDEKTNNYLMCVVLKNEKAAISYVDIMTGEFKVSEFKGDNLIYKVLGEVNKISPKELITDEKSYIQIKTNLENYRMLENIKINKTLTIRNPKKYLLEYFKIKSLDSFGIKGKEEIILVAGMILKYVNDLQKGKELPFTNILWVNSKNVMELNLTTQKNLDIISNYKGETSSGTLLWVLDHCKSSMGSRLLKKIVKNPLLDIKKIKQRQEDIGFFINEVLLREEIREQLKNIYDIERIIGKLILETVNGRDLIALKNSIMSSLELYKILNDNKILDIKVEKLIDIYNLIEEAIVEEPPFSIREGGIIKSDYNEELDQFRDISNNGKDYILKIETCEKEKTGIKGLKIKYNKVFGYFLEVTKSNISLVPDYYIRKQTLTNAERYIIPELKEYEDKVLNAKNKIENIEYYLFKEITNNIKKYKEELQDLSFKLAYLDVMTNLAHVAIKNSYVKPEISEDKSLEIIGGRHPIVEKLIPPGEFIKNKVIMKSNKNFIILTGPNMSGKSTYMKQIALIIIMAHIGSYIPADYGKIGLVDKIFTRIGASDDLMTGQSTFMLEMSEVANILNSATDRSFIVLDEIGRGTSTFDGISIATAITEYIHDRIKAKTIFATHYHELTQLEDRLESAENYRIEVSEENNEIKFLREIVKGGADKSYGIEVARLAGLPREILKSSKKILEVLERRKNIIEKKIGEEQMILFSSNDKSTIESSPAKDKDTNEKILENNNLSKEEELAIRLVKEVDINNLTPMEALLKFNELKKILS; the protein is encoded by the coding sequence ATGGATAAAGAGACTCCTCTTATGAAACAATATAATGAAATAAAAGAGCAGTATAAGGATTGTATACTGCTTTTTCGTCTTGGAGATTTTTATGAAATGTTTTATGAAGATGCAAAAATAGCCTCAAAGGAATTAGGAATTACCTTAACAAGAAGAAACAAAAAAATGGACGTTCCCCTTGCTGGAGTTCCATATCATTCAATTGCTTCTTATATTTCAAAATTAGTGAGCAAGGGTTATAGTGTAGCTATTTGTGAGCAAACTGAAAACCCTAAAAATGCAAAGGGAATAGTAAAAAGAGAAGTTGTTAGGGTTATAACTCCAGGAACAATAATAGATACTGAATATTTAGATGAAAAAACAAATAATTATTTAATGTGTGTGGTTTTAAAAAATGAAAAAGCTGCAATTTCATATGTGGATATAATGACAGGTGAGTTTAAAGTATCTGAGTTTAAAGGGGATAATTTAATATACAAGGTTTTAGGGGAAGTTAATAAAATTTCACCTAAAGAATTAATAACAGATGAGAAAAGCTATATTCAAATAAAAACTAATCTTGAAAATTATAGAATGTTAGAAAACATTAAAATTAATAAAACTTTAACAATTAGAAATCCTAAAAAATATTTATTAGAATATTTTAAAATAAAATCATTAGATAGTTTTGGAATTAAAGGAAAAGAAGAGATCATATTAGTTGCTGGAATGATATTAAAATATGTTAATGATTTACAAAAGGGAAAAGAATTGCCCTTTACAAATATTTTATGGGTAAATTCAAAAAATGTAATGGAATTAAATTTAACTACCCAGAAAAATTTAGATATAATTTCCAATTATAAAGGTGAAACTTCAAGTGGAACTTTACTTTGGGTTTTAGATCATTGCAAAAGTTCAATGGGAAGCAGATTATTAAAAAAAATAGTTAAAAATCCATTACTTGATATAAAAAAAATTAAACAAAGACAAGAAGATATAGGATTTTTTATTAATGAAGTTTTGTTGAGAGAAGAAATAAGAGAACAGTTAAAAAATATATATGACATAGAAAGAATTATAGGAAAGTTAATTTTAGAAACTGTTAACGGTAGGGACTTAATTGCATTAAAGAACTCTATTATGAGTAGTTTAGAATTATATAAAATTTTAAATGATAATAAAATATTGGATATTAAAGTTGAAAAACTAATAGATATTTATAATTTAATAGAAGAAGCTATAGTTGAAGAGCCACCTTTTTCAATAAGAGAAGGGGGAATAATAAAATCAGATTATAATGAAGAACTAGATCAGTTTAGGGATATTTCCAATAACGGTAAAGATTATATTTTGAAAATAGAAACATGTGAAAAAGAGAAAACAGGAATAAAAGGTTTAAAAATAAAATATAATAAAGTCTTTGGATATTTTCTAGAGGTCACTAAATCAAATATATCACTAGTTCCTGATTATTACATAAGAAAACAAACATTAACCAATGCAGAAAGATATATTATACCAGAATTAAAAGAATATGAAGATAAGGTATTAAATGCTAAAAACAAAATAGAAAATATAGAATATTATTTGTTTAAAGAGATAACAAATAATATAAAAAAATATAAAGAAGAACTTCAAGACTTAAGTTTTAAATTGGCATATTTAGATGTAATGACTAATCTAGCTCATGTTGCAATAAAAAATTCCTATGTAAAACCTGAAATTAGTGAGGACAAAAGTTTAGAAATTATAGGAGGAAGACATCCTATTGTTGAAAAATTAATTCCACCAGGAGAATTTATAAAAAATAAGGTTATTATGAAGAGTAATAAAAATTTCATAATATTAACTGGTCCAAATATGTCAGGGAAATCAACATACATGAAACAAATAGCTTTAATAATTATAATGGCTCATATAGGGTCGTATATTCCAGCAGATTATGGGAAAATAGGATTAGTTGATAAGATTTTCACAAGAATAGGAGCCAGTGACGATTTAATGACTGGGCAATCAACATTTATGTTGGAAATGAGTGAAGTGGCAAATATATTAAATAGTGCCACAGATAGGTCCTTTATTGTTTTAGATGAAATAGGAAGGGGAACATCAACCTTTGACGGAATTTCAATAGCAACAGCAATAACAGAATATATTCATGATAGAATAAAGGCTAAAACAATATTTGCAACTCATTATCATGAGTTAACTCAGTTGGAAGATAGATTAGAAAGTGCAGAAAATTATAGAATTGAAGTTTCTGAAGAAAATAATGAAATAAAATTTTTAAGAGAAATTGTAAAAGGGGGAGCAGATAAGTCTTATGGGATAGAAGTAGCAAGGCTTGCTGGATTACCTAGGGAAATTTTAAAAAGTTCAAAAAAAATATTAGAAGTTCTAGAGAGAAGAAAAAATATAATAGAAAAAAAAATAGGTGAAGAACAAATGATTTTATTTAGCTCCAATGATAAGTCTACTATAGAATCATCTCCAGCTAAAGATAAAGATACAAATGAAAAAATATTAGAGAATAATAATTTATCAAAGGAAGAAGAATTAGCAATTAGGTTAGTTAAAGAGGTGGATATTAATAATTTAACTCCAATGGAGGCATTACTTAAATTTAATGAGCTTAAAAAAATCTTAAGCTAG